Proteins encoded by one window of Mariniplasma anaerobium:
- a CDS encoding ferric reductase-like transmembrane domain-containing protein, with protein MIVVAFLAILTLLALFAGPFIRKHNIKIYIVAVIISGIAFVLKDKTIALPFVQGFLGLSFFYIVMITGALPKKHKLRIKFMGLRREYSIIGFIVISPHALKYILQFLDGTRSIEWFGLISFVIMIPLFITSFQVIRKKMKVSSWKLLQSLAYIVYILLFIHLILNYSKAINLVLYLILFITYFVLKIYYEVHKYMIKRKKAVLKTT; from the coding sequence ATGATAGTCGTAGCATTTTTAGCAATATTAACATTACTAGCATTATTTGCTGGTCCATTTATTAGAAAGCACAATATAAAGATTTATATCGTCGCAGTTATTATTTCCGGTATAGCTTTTGTTCTAAAAGATAAGACAATTGCGTTGCCGTTTGTTCAAGGATTTTTAGGATTAAGTTTCTTTTATATCGTTATGATTACTGGAGCTCTACCTAAGAAGCATAAGTTAAGAATTAAGTTTATGGGATTAAGAAGAGAATATTCTATTATAGGATTTATCGTGATTAGCCCGCATGCATTAAAGTATATACTCCAGTTTCTTGATGGCACAAGATCTATTGAATGGTTTGGGCTTATTTCATTTGTGATTATGATTCCATTATTTATTACATCATTTCAAGTCATTAGAAAAAAGATGAAGGTTAGTAGTTGGAAGTTATTACAGTCTTTAGCTTATATCGTTTATATCTTATTGTTTATTCATTTGATCCTAAATTATAGTAAAGCAATAAACTTAGTGTTGTATTTAATATTATTTATTACATATTTTGTATTAAAAATATATTATGAAGTTCATAAATATATGATTAAAAGAAAAAAAGCAGTATTAAAAACTACATAA
- a CDS encoding TetR/AcrR family transcriptional regulator, with protein sequence MRDTRDLILDASLEVFTEKGYTSATTLDISKKAGVSEMTLFRHFKTKDNLFILSIKKAMGTSIDKDLKPHLELSLSDFISELLDEKLTIISSQIDVIKMLIRETLSHKLPEDLAFPKIISNQVIYKISLYVKHHHLDMDPISFGQMIVGLLLRYAIMEERPVYHQLGYDEKMKYLKSYLDILNTQGE encoded by the coding sequence ATGAGAGATACAAGAGATTTAATTTTAGATGCCAGCTTAGAGGTATTTACTGAAAAAGGATATACATCAGCAACCACATTGGATATATCGAAAAAAGCAGGTGTATCTGAGATGACATTGTTTCGTCATTTCAAGACTAAAGACAACTTATTTATTTTATCGATTAAAAAAGCGATGGGTACATCTATAGATAAAGATTTAAAACCTCATTTAGAATTGAGTTTATCAGATTTTATTAGTGAATTATTAGATGAAAAATTAACCATTATATCTAGTCAAATTGATGTAATCAAAATGTTGATACGAGAAACGCTATCTCATAAACTACCTGAGGATTTAGCATTTCCTAAGATCATATCTAATCAAGTGATTTATAAGATATCGCTTTATGTAAAGCATCATCATCTTGATATGGACCCTATATCATTTGGACAGATGATTGTTGGATTATTGCTTAGATATGCCATTATGGAAGAAAGACCTGTATATCATCAATTAGGGTATGATGAAAAGATGAAATATTTAAAAAGTTATTTAGACATATTAAACACACAAGGAGAATAA